The Akkermansia muciniphila genome contains a region encoding:
- a CDS encoding transcriptional repressor, whose translation MNPKTDSKQAVRSTSTLPVISGLRLTKQRQEVYQVLLEQRDHPTANEVYHRVRKKLPSISLATVYNCLEALVEHGLVNQVNFERSSSRFCPNLVDHGHFQDTRTGCIYDITIKEGVDLKEFINLPDDVCVEEAQITLRGSIITPQG comes from the coding sequence ATGAATCCCAAAACAGATTCCAAGCAAGCCGTTAGAAGCACCTCCACCCTCCCGGTGATTTCCGGTCTGAGGCTCACCAAGCAAAGGCAGGAAGTATACCAGGTGCTTCTGGAACAGAGGGATCACCCCACGGCAAATGAAGTGTACCACCGGGTGCGCAAAAAGCTGCCCAGCATCTCTCTGGCCACCGTTTACAACTGCCTGGAGGCGCTCGTGGAACACGGCCTGGTCAATCAGGTCAACTTTGAACGCAGTTCTTCCCGCTTCTGTCCCAACCTCGTTGATCACGGACACTTTCAGGACACCCGGACCGGCTGCATTTATGACATCACCATCAAGGAGGGCGTGGATCTGAAGGAATTCATCAACCTGCCTGACGACGTATGCGTGGAGGAAGCCCAAATCACCCTGAGAGGCTCCATCATCACGCCGCAGGGCTAA
- the sufC gene encoding Fe-S cluster assembly ATPase SufC: MSLVIKNLHAKVQGTEILKGINLEIPKGEVHAIMGPNGSGKSTLSKVLCGHPDYEVTEGEVWLDGQNLLDMSIDERSRAGLFLAFQYPMEVPGVSNANFLRAAMQARMPQGEELDAVTFYKTLYAKMDQLGMSRKFTSRAVNEGFSGGEKKRNEVLQMLLLDPLYAILDETDSGLDIDALRIVSEGVNSMRSPFRSFLVITHYKRLLDYIRPDVVHVLADGKIVRSGGGELVDELESRGYEFLKETEEKEEA; encoded by the coding sequence ATGAGCCTGGTCATTAAAAATTTGCACGCCAAGGTGCAAGGCACGGAAATACTTAAAGGCATCAACCTTGAAATCCCCAAGGGAGAGGTGCATGCGATCATGGGGCCCAACGGCTCCGGAAAAAGCACCCTCTCCAAAGTCCTCTGCGGCCATCCGGACTATGAGGTGACGGAAGGGGAAGTCTGGCTGGACGGACAGAACCTGCTGGACATGAGCATTGACGAGCGCAGCCGCGCAGGCCTGTTCCTGGCGTTCCAGTACCCCATGGAGGTTCCCGGCGTGTCCAACGCCAACTTCCTGCGCGCGGCCATGCAGGCCCGCATGCCCCAAGGGGAGGAACTGGATGCGGTCACGTTCTACAAGACGCTGTATGCAAAAATGGACCAGCTCGGCATGTCCCGCAAATTCACCTCCCGCGCGGTGAACGAGGGCTTTTCCGGCGGTGAGAAAAAGCGTAATGAAGTATTGCAAATGCTTCTTTTGGACCCGCTTTACGCCATTCTGGATGAAACGGACTCCGGCCTGGACATAGACGCCCTCCGCATCGTCTCGGAAGGGGTCAACTCCATGCGTTCCCCGTTCCGCAGTTTCCTGGTCATTACCCACTACAAGCGTCTGCTGGACTACATCAGGCCGGACGTGGTCCACGTGCTGGCGGACGGCAAAATCGTCCGTAGCGGCGGAGGAGAGCTGGTGGATGAGCTGGAAAGCAGGGGATATGAATTCCTGAAGGAAACGGAAGAAAAGGAAGAGGCCTAA
- the sufB gene encoding Fe-S cluster assembly protein SufB — protein MSDKPDTSEDGNTQNLFDFDRSKGDFSFPERHKFDAGYGLTEATIDYICDVKDDPEWVRRFRKNALAVFESKPMPTHWASPEIEKIDFSKIRYYLSDGERPKRSWDDVPEDVKRTFERLGVPEQERQFLAGVEAQYDSESAYSNMKEELRSQGVIFVNSAEGLKYHEDVFRPWFGKVIPTGDNKFSALNSAVFSGGSFIYVPKGVKLKHPLQAYFRINSENFGQFERTLIIADEGAELMYMEGCTAPQFETSTLHSAVVELVALKGAKIQYVTVQNWSSNVFNMVTKRGLAMEDAEIRWIDCNIGSGLTMKYPAVVLKGRRARGEVISIALANTGQHQDTGAKMIHAADDTTSNIVSKSISIGEGRASYRGQVVMGKGLKGCKNNTECDALLLAANSRTDTYPAITVKGDKNTVQHEASVSQVSEEMLFYMQQRGIPKAAAMSLAVNGFINDLVQEFPMEYSVELRRLIDLEMEDSIG, from the coding sequence ATGAGCGATAAACCTGACACGTCAGAAGACGGGAACACACAGAACCTGTTTGACTTTGACCGGAGCAAGGGGGACTTCTCCTTCCCGGAACGCCATAAATTCGACGCCGGCTACGGCCTGACGGAGGCCACCATTGACTATATTTGCGACGTCAAGGACGATCCGGAATGGGTGCGCCGGTTCCGCAAGAACGCCCTTGCCGTTTTTGAAAGCAAGCCCATGCCCACACACTGGGCTTCTCCGGAAATTGAAAAAATAGATTTCTCCAAGATACGCTACTATCTTTCCGACGGGGAACGACCCAAGCGAAGCTGGGATGACGTGCCGGAAGACGTAAAGCGCACCTTTGAACGCCTGGGCGTTCCGGAACAGGAACGCCAGTTCCTGGCAGGCGTGGAAGCCCAGTATGATTCAGAGTCCGCCTACTCCAACATGAAGGAGGAACTCCGCAGCCAGGGCGTCATCTTCGTAAACTCCGCGGAAGGCCTGAAATACCATGAAGACGTCTTCCGCCCGTGGTTCGGAAAGGTCATCCCCACGGGAGACAACAAATTCTCCGCCCTGAACAGCGCCGTATTCTCCGGCGGCTCCTTTATTTACGTGCCCAAGGGCGTGAAGCTCAAGCACCCGCTTCAGGCGTACTTCCGCATCAACTCGGAAAACTTCGGCCAGTTTGAACGCACCCTCATCATTGCGGATGAAGGGGCTGAACTCATGTACATGGAAGGGTGCACCGCGCCCCAGTTTGAAACGTCCACCCTCCACTCCGCCGTGGTGGAGCTGGTAGCCCTGAAAGGCGCCAAAATCCAGTACGTCACCGTTCAAAACTGGTCCTCCAACGTCTTCAACATGGTCACCAAGCGCGGCCTTGCCATGGAAGATGCGGAAATCCGCTGGATAGACTGCAACATCGGCTCCGGCCTCACCATGAAATACCCGGCGGTGGTGCTCAAGGGCAGGCGCGCCAGGGGAGAGGTCATCTCCATCGCCCTGGCGAACACGGGCCAGCACCAGGATACCGGGGCTAAAATGATTCACGCGGCGGACGACACCACGTCCAACATCGTCTCCAAATCCATCAGCATCGGTGAAGGGCGCGCCAGCTACCGGGGCCAGGTGGTCATGGGGAAAGGCCTCAAGGGCTGCAAGAACAATACGGAATGCGACGCCCTCCTGCTGGCGGCCAACAGCCGCACGGACACCTACCCCGCCATCACGGTGAAGGGGGACAAAAACACGGTGCAGCATGAAGCGTCCGTCTCCCAGGTCTCTGAAGAAATGCTCTTTTACATGCAGCAGCGCGGCATCCCGAAGGCGGCCGCCATGTCCCTGGCCGTCAATGGATTCATTAATGATCTCGTCCAGGAATTCCCCATGGAATATTCCGTGGAGCTGCGCAGGCTCATTGACCTGGAAATGGAAGACAGCATCGGATAA
- a CDS encoding SufD family Fe-S cluster assembly protein produces MMNHLLNEEQFPAGFLPAWFEARHRRALEQADQLPEPSRRMESWRFGAPGNESLEDFEAAYPVAPEALASIITEHASMPDAIRIIYANGLPVSIPEELPEGLSVMDLEDFVLQYPDAARKHLETTPETLGSEKLAALNTALQHNGLVIMAEKEISRPLEIFHFISGDKVAVFPATLVIAETGSRLHILERHISADHGSQFCGALQQHHLSSSSSVKYALVQELNSRSRAVELCHIMADDSAEMEHLASHPGAAWARQETVCLLNGDGANVRLLSANHLKENKELDQRTYQKHLYRGASSNLLYANVLDDESTSIFSGMILVAEGAHDTSAYQSNRNLILSPRAEANSIPGLEILADRVQCSHGSATSSISPEEIFYLLSRGIPEQTARRMIAQGFLKHALEQFSDEPLRTAVEGIILP; encoded by the coding sequence ATGATGAACCACTTGCTCAACGAAGAACAATTCCCCGCAGGCTTCCTTCCCGCATGGTTTGAAGCCAGGCACCGCCGCGCCCTGGAACAGGCGGACCAGCTCCCGGAACCCTCCCGCCGCATGGAATCCTGGCGTTTCGGTGCCCCCGGCAACGAATCCCTGGAAGATTTTGAAGCGGCATACCCCGTCGCCCCGGAGGCCCTGGCCTCCATCATCACGGAGCACGCCTCCATGCCGGACGCCATCCGCATCATTTACGCCAACGGGCTTCCCGTCTCCATTCCGGAGGAACTGCCGGAAGGGCTCTCCGTGATGGACCTGGAAGACTTCGTGCTGCAATACCCGGACGCCGCCCGCAAACATCTGGAAACAACGCCGGAAACGCTTGGGTCTGAAAAGCTGGCCGCGCTGAATACCGCCCTCCAGCACAACGGACTGGTCATTATGGCGGAAAAGGAAATCTCCCGGCCGCTGGAAATTTTCCACTTCATCTCCGGGGACAAGGTGGCCGTCTTCCCCGCCACGCTAGTCATTGCGGAAACCGGAAGCCGCCTGCATATTCTGGAACGACACATCAGCGCGGACCACGGCAGCCAATTCTGCGGGGCGCTGCAACAGCACCATCTTTCCTCCTCTTCCTCCGTCAAATACGCCCTGGTCCAGGAGCTCAACAGCCGTTCCCGAGCGGTGGAACTCTGCCACATCATGGCGGACGATTCCGCGGAAATGGAACACCTGGCCAGCCACCCCGGCGCGGCGTGGGCCAGGCAGGAAACGGTCTGCCTCCTGAACGGGGACGGCGCGAACGTACGCCTGCTTTCCGCCAACCACCTGAAGGAAAACAAGGAACTGGACCAGAGAACCTACCAGAAGCACCTCTACCGCGGAGCCTCCAGCAACCTGCTTTACGCCAATGTGCTGGATGATGAATCCACCAGCATCTTCAGCGGCATGATCCTGGTGGCGGAAGGGGCGCATGATACCAGCGCCTACCAGAGCAACCGCAATCTGATCCTCAGTCCCCGCGCGGAAGCCAACTCCATTCCCGGCCTGGAAATCCTGGCGGACAGGGTGCAGTGCTCACACGGGTCCGCCACCTCCTCCATCTCTCCGGAAGAAATCTTCTACCTGCTTTCACGCGGCATTCCGGAACAGACGGCGCGCAGAATGATTGCGCAGGGCTTCCTGAAGCATGCCCTGGAGCAATTCAGTGACGAGCCCCTCCGCACCGCTGTAGAAGGAATCATCTTACCTTAA
- a CDS encoding glycosyltransferase family 2 protein, with translation MNSIAIIIPAYNEELTIKEVMEDFYNHCPEAAIYVIDNNSSDKTAEIARKTYEDLGCSGTLLQEKRKGKAMAVKKAFREVDADVYVMVDADLTYPAADLNRLLEPVLRGDADMVCGDRHDAGIYSRENKRPMHDTGNKAVRMLINKLFQGNLHDILTGYRVFSKRFVKNFPILSTGFELETEISIHALDNGYSIVEVPTNYMDRPEGSVSKLSTVSDGVKVIKTIFSVLMNHRPLFFFSIISAILLILAILAGLPAVLDYFRYEYVFHLPLAVLSMGLFTVSALALTIAFILHGLRTSQRYDHVLSLMHWDERHLKHEKH, from the coding sequence ATGAATTCTATCGCCATTATTATTCCTGCCTACAATGAAGAATTGACTATCAAGGAGGTAATGGAAGATTTTTATAACCACTGTCCGGAAGCCGCCATTTATGTCATTGACAATAATTCTTCCGATAAAACTGCGGAAATAGCCAGAAAAACTTATGAAGATTTAGGCTGTTCCGGCACGTTGCTTCAAGAAAAGCGGAAGGGAAAAGCCATGGCCGTTAAAAAGGCATTCCGGGAAGTGGATGCGGACGTGTACGTGATGGTGGACGCGGACCTGACCTATCCGGCCGCCGACCTCAACCGCCTGCTGGAACCGGTCCTCCGCGGAGACGCGGACATGGTGTGCGGAGACCGCCATGACGCCGGCATTTACAGCCGTGAAAACAAGCGGCCCATGCACGATACGGGGAACAAGGCCGTCCGCATGCTCATCAACAAGCTGTTCCAGGGCAACCTGCATGACATCCTGACGGGGTACCGCGTCTTCTCCAAACGGTTCGTCAAAAACTTCCCCATTCTTTCCACGGGCTTTGAACTGGAAACGGAAATCAGCATCCACGCCCTGGACAACGGCTATTCCATCGTGGAAGTGCCCACGAACTACATGGACCGTCCGGAAGGGTCCGTTTCCAAGCTTTCCACGGTGTCGGACGGGGTGAAAGTCATCAAGACCATCTTTTCCGTCCTGATGAACCACCGTCCCCTGTTCTTCTTCTCCATCATCAGCGCCATCCTGCTCATCCTCGCCATCCTGGCGGGCCTTCCGGCGGTTCTGGACTATTTCCGGTATGAGTACGTCTTCCATCTTCCCCTTGCCGTCCTGTCCATGGGGCTGTTCACCGTGTCCGCGCTTGCCCTGACCATCGCCTTCATCCTCCACGGCCTGCGCACTTCCCAGCGGTATGACCATGTCCTTTCCCTCATGCACTGGGACGAACGCCACCTTAAGCATGAAAAACACTGA
- the bioB gene encoding biotin synthase BioB, which produces MSLTSSLLSRVLHGASCTREELIALSREPLEELCQAANAIREHFCGNVFDLCTIINGRSGKCSENCKYCAQSAHYSTAVEEYPLLSGEALLAGARYNDERGILRYSIVTSGKRLTDADVEQLCASYRHIAERCGISLCASHGLISKKHCEQLKAAGVSRYHNNLETSRRNFPNVCTTHTYDDKIQTIKWAMEAGLEVCSGGIMGLGETLEDRIDMYMDIAALGIKSAPINFLTPIPGTPYADMVPLGEEDQLRIVALVRFIMPDGFVRIAAGRNTMKDHGRKIFMSGANAAISGDMLTTSGVTIREDLAMLAELGYEVRMK; this is translated from the coding sequence ATGAGTCTGACCTCTTCCCTCCTTTCCAGGGTGCTCCATGGGGCGTCCTGCACCAGAGAAGAACTGATAGCCCTCAGCCGGGAGCCGCTGGAGGAACTGTGCCAGGCGGCCAACGCCATCCGGGAGCACTTCTGCGGAAATGTCTTCGACCTCTGCACCATCATCAACGGGCGCAGCGGCAAATGTTCGGAAAACTGCAAGTACTGCGCCCAGTCCGCCCACTACTCCACTGCCGTGGAGGAGTACCCCCTTTTAAGCGGCGAAGCCCTGCTGGCGGGAGCCAGGTATAATGACGAACGGGGCATCCTGCGCTATTCCATCGTCACCTCCGGCAAGAGGCTGACGGATGCGGACGTGGAGCAGCTTTGCGCCAGCTACAGGCACATTGCGGAACGGTGCGGCATTTCCCTCTGCGCCTCCCACGGGCTTATCTCCAAAAAGCACTGCGAACAGTTGAAGGCCGCGGGCGTCTCCCGCTACCACAACAACCTGGAAACCTCCCGCCGCAACTTCCCGAACGTGTGCACCACCCATACGTACGACGACAAGATACAGACCATCAAGTGGGCCATGGAAGCCGGGCTGGAAGTGTGCAGCGGCGGCATCATGGGACTGGGGGAAACCCTGGAGGACCGGATAGACATGTATATGGACATCGCCGCGCTGGGCATCAAGTCCGCCCCCATCAATTTCCTGACGCCCATCCCCGGCACGCCGTATGCGGACATGGTCCCGCTGGGGGAGGAAGACCAGCTGCGCATCGTGGCCCTGGTGCGGTTCATCATGCCGGACGGCTTCGTCCGCATCGCCGCAGGGCGCAACACCATGAAGGACCACGGCAGGAAAATCTTCATGTCCGGGGCCAATGCGGCCATCTCCGGGGATATGCTCACCACCTCCGGAGTCACCATCCGGGAAGATCTGGCCATGCTTGCGGAACTGGGCTATGAAGTCCGCATGAAGTAA
- the bioA gene encoding adenosylmethionine--8-amino-7-oxononanoate transaminase, with the protein MNHSDWSKKDLEYIWHPCSQMKDYETLPPIVIERGQGINLYDVDGKRYLDVVSSWWCNLLGHSHPGINQAIKNQLDSLEHVIFANFSHKPAITLCEELMKKMPQGLCKFNFSDNGSGAIESSMKMSFQYHYQTGNRQKVRFMSLSDGYHGETLGALSMGGLDLYSELYKPLLLDIVRIPAPDCYRCPRGKKRGCCRAECIDAAQEAFARHGDECAALLVEPLLQGSAGMRMYPPAYLAKLHSLCDAYNVHLIADEIATGFGRTGTMFACDQAGISPDIMCLSKGLTGGYMPMSIAVTTQKIYDAFYADYREGKAFMHSHTYSGNPLGCSAALAVLKVLDEEQIIPRAQEKAPVFHRMIADALGDHPHVGEIRSLGLVNAIELVEDRETKKSFPSGRRLGYQIYKEALKQGLLLRPLGDVLYFNPPLVISLEEMQEAVDICAACIRKVLG; encoded by the coding sequence ATGAATCACTCAGACTGGTCAAAAAAAGATCTGGAATACATCTGGCACCCGTGTTCCCAGATGAAGGATTATGAAACGCTGCCCCCCATCGTGATTGAGCGCGGGCAGGGAATCAACCTGTACGACGTGGACGGGAAACGCTATCTGGACGTGGTCAGTTCCTGGTGGTGCAACCTGCTGGGGCACTCCCACCCCGGAATCAACCAGGCCATCAAGAACCAGCTTGATTCCCTGGAGCACGTCATCTTCGCCAACTTCTCCCACAAGCCTGCCATCACCCTGTGCGAGGAGCTGATGAAGAAGATGCCGCAGGGGCTCTGCAAGTTCAATTTTTCCGACAACGGCTCGGGGGCCATCGAATCCTCCATGAAGATGAGCTTCCAGTACCATTACCAGACCGGAAACCGCCAGAAGGTGCGCTTTATGTCCCTGAGCGACGGCTACCACGGGGAAACCCTGGGGGCCCTTTCCATGGGAGGGCTGGACCTTTACTCGGAACTTTACAAGCCCCTGCTGCTGGACATCGTGCGCATTCCCGCTCCGGACTGCTACCGCTGCCCCAGGGGAAAAAAACGCGGATGCTGCCGGGCGGAATGCATTGACGCGGCCCAGGAGGCCTTTGCGCGCCATGGGGACGAATGCGCCGCCCTGCTGGTGGAGCCCCTGCTCCAGGGTTCCGCGGGCATGCGGATGTACCCCCCCGCCTATCTGGCGAAACTCCACTCCCTGTGCGACGCCTATAACGTGCATCTCATTGCGGATGAAATCGCCACCGGCTTCGGCCGCACGGGCACCATGTTCGCCTGTGACCAGGCCGGCATCTCCCCGGACATCATGTGTCTCTCCAAGGGGCTGACGGGCGGTTACATGCCCATGTCCATCGCCGTTACCACGCAGAAGATTTACGACGCCTTTTATGCGGACTACCGGGAGGGGAAGGCCTTCATGCACAGCCATACCTATTCCGGCAATCCCCTGGGATGCTCCGCCGCCCTGGCCGTGCTGAAGGTGCTGGATGAGGAACAAATTATTCCCCGGGCGCAGGAAAAGGCACCCGTGTTTCACCGGATGATCGCGGACGCCCTGGGGGACCATCCCCACGTGGGGGAAATCCGCAGCCTGGGCCTGGTGAACGCCATTGAACTGGTGGAGGACAGGGAGACCAAAAAGAGTTTCCCGTCCGGACGGCGGCTGGGCTACCAGATTTACAAGGAAGCGCTTAAACAAGGTCTTCTGCTGCGTCCGCTGGGAGATGTCCTGTACTTCAATCCGCCTCTCGTCATCTCCCTAGAGGAAATGCAGGAGGCCGTGGACATCTGCGCGGCCTGCATCCGCAAGGTGCTGGGGTAA
- a CDS encoding EamA family transporter — translation MNEEFYIGLNLFSVFLASCTQVILKKSAMNERLTGISYFVNPATVTAYSIFLGCCLLTFYCLSHLPMITVNVLECSAYVYILFFDRIFFGKPITWRKIGGNLMIIAGIIICLNR, via the coding sequence ATGAATGAGGAATTCTACATCGGCCTGAACCTGTTTTCCGTTTTCCTGGCGTCGTGCACGCAGGTGATTCTGAAAAAATCCGCCATGAACGAACGGCTGACGGGCATTTCCTACTTCGTGAATCCGGCCACCGTGACGGCCTATTCCATTTTCCTGGGCTGCTGCCTTCTGACGTTTTACTGCCTGTCCCACCTGCCGATGATTACGGTGAACGTGCTGGAGTGTTCCGCGTACGTGTACATCCTTTTCTTTGACCGGATTTTTTTCGGCAAGCCGATTACCTGGCGCAAGATAGGGGGAAACCTGATGATTATTGCGGGCATCATTATCTGCCTGAACCGCTGA
- a CDS encoding EamA family transporter: protein MINYLVLHLLFVVYALNTVLGRMAAPYGWTDWRKYAFLAGVLFLLGIYAAGWQVMLKKFNLGVAYANRSAVVLWGILLAWLCLGEALSWTLAAGAVLIIGGIILVSTEEDAHE from the coding sequence ATGATCAACTACCTTGTCCTTCACCTTCTGTTCGTCGTTTACGCCCTGAATACCGTCCTGGGGCGCATGGCGGCCCCCTATGGCTGGACGGACTGGCGCAAGTACGCTTTTCTGGCCGGCGTGCTTTTCCTGCTGGGCATTTATGCGGCGGGGTGGCAGGTGATGCTGAAAAAATTCAATCTGGGCGTGGCTTACGCCAACCGTTCCGCCGTCGTCCTCTGGGGCATCCTGCTGGCGTGGCTCTGCCTGGGGGAAGCCCTCTCCTGGACACTGGCGGCAGGGGCGGTGTTGATCATCGGCGGCATTATTCTGGTTTCCACGGAGGAGGATGCGCATGAATGA
- a CDS encoding glycosyltransferase family 2 protein: MTDPQVQLSIVATVYCTGSYLAEFCSRSFAAALEAGYDPSRTEIVLVNDGCPRGGLEEALKEREKDSRVRVVDLSRNFGHHLAMYVACEEARGERVFLIDSDLEEAPEWLGDFSREMVGTGADVVYGVQEKRKGGLFEAVSGELFYTVFNLLSDQQITKNMVTARLMSARFLREMLKFQDREPFFFGLCVSAGFRQVPCMVKKASTSPTTYTFRKKMALAVNSVVSYSARPLVYISYFGMGVTLVAMLYVAWVLVRQFLYNVAPPGWASSVASIWLVGGLILMCLGVIGIYISKIYNETKHRPAVVVARRYE, translated from the coding sequence ATGACTGATCCACAGGTTCAACTGTCCATCGTGGCTACCGTGTACTGCACGGGCTCCTATCTGGCGGAGTTCTGTTCCCGCAGCTTCGCCGCCGCGCTTGAGGCGGGTTACGATCCCTCCCGCACGGAGATAGTACTGGTCAATGACGGCTGCCCGCGGGGAGGACTGGAAGAAGCCCTGAAGGAACGGGAGAAGGATAGCCGCGTGCGCGTGGTGGATTTGTCCCGTAACTTTGGCCACCATCTGGCCATGTACGTGGCGTGCGAGGAAGCGCGTGGAGAACGCGTGTTCCTGATTGACAGTGATTTGGAGGAAGCTCCCGAATGGCTGGGGGATTTTTCCCGGGAAATGGTCGGCACCGGTGCGGATGTAGTTTACGGCGTGCAGGAGAAGAGGAAGGGCGGCTTGTTTGAAGCCGTCTCCGGAGAGTTGTTTTATACGGTGTTCAACCTGCTTTCCGACCAGCAGATTACAAAGAACATGGTCACGGCGCGGCTGATGAGCGCGCGTTTCCTGCGGGAAATGCTGAAGTTCCAGGACCGGGAACCGTTCTTTTTCGGCCTGTGCGTTTCCGCCGGCTTCCGGCAGGTGCCGTGCATGGTGAAGAAGGCCTCCACCTCCCCCACCACGTATACGTTCCGCAAGAAGATGGCGCTGGCGGTGAATTCCGTGGTCTCCTACAGCGCCAGGCCGCTGGTGTACATTTCGTACTTCGGCATGGGGGTGACGCTGGTGGCCATGCTGTACGTCGCGTGGGTGCTTGTCCGTCAGTTCCTTTATAACGTGGCCCCTCCGGGGTGGGCCTCCTCCGTGGCCTCCATCTGGCTGGTGGGCGGGTTGATCCTGATGTGCCTGGGGGTCATCGGCATTTATATCTCCAAGATTTACAATGAAACCAAGCACAGGCCCGCCGTGGTAGTGGCGCGCCGGTATGAGTGA
- a CDS encoding GNAT family N-acetyltransferase, producing the protein MMKIHLVNVSDVDESMRMQLRMWRNSDAVSPFFLLDQVTEDQHGAWLERNIRGDDALACVIYADRIPLGLVYLPWFDRAARRGEIGIYLYDRGFRELRPASAAYARMMELAAEELGLEKLCARILDDNAASIRFHERMGFAHAPEEDGECWKNGEKKRVLMYVKTL; encoded by the coding sequence ATGATGAAGATTCACCTGGTTAACGTGTCCGATGTGGACGAGTCCATGCGCATGCAGCTCCGCATGTGGCGCAATTCCGACGCGGTCAGCCCTTTTTTTCTGCTGGACCAGGTAACGGAGGACCAGCACGGGGCATGGCTGGAAAGGAATATCCGCGGGGATGATGCCCTTGCCTGCGTGATTTACGCGGACCGGATCCCGCTGGGGCTGGTGTACCTGCCGTGGTTTGACCGCGCCGCGCGCCGCGGGGAGATAGGCATTTACCTGTATGACCGGGGATTCAGGGAACTGCGTCCGGCTTCCGCCGCGTATGCGCGGATGATGGAGCTGGCCGCGGAGGAACTGGGGCTGGAAAAGCTGTGCGCCCGGATTCTGGATGACAACGCCGCGTCCATCCGCTTTCATGAGCGCATGGGGTTTGCCCATGCTCCGGAAGAGGATGGGGAATGCTGGAAAAACGGAGAGAAAAAACGCGTTCTGATGTACGTAAAAACGTTATGA